The DNA sequence AGAGCGATTAGACAGATGTGACCCAAAAAAGAGTAAGAAAGGCAACCCAACAGCAAATTCACCCACAGCTATTCTCCATTGCAGCTGTCCGCTTGAACCCCAGCAAGCCCCTCTCTCTATAAATTCTCCTCCGTCCTTCATTCCCACAACATCTCGTTGCTCATTCCCCCACAATGTCCACCCGACGATCATCTCGTTCTAGAAACTCCTCCCCCGCTCATATCTCTGACCATCAGATCACCGACCTTGTTTCCAAGCTGCAGCGTCTCATCCCTCAAATTCGCAACATCCCTTCCGACAAGGTTATAATTCTAACTCTTTGCTTTTCAACACCATTGAagattgttaggaatcatgactctccacaatggtatgatattgtccactctggACATAACCTCGggtggttttgctttgagttttcccaaaagatctcgtaccaatagagatgtattctttacttataaacttatgatcattctctaaattagtcaatgtgggacttcctcccaacaatcctcccccgAACAAACTACACTGTAGAGCTtctcctgaggcctatggagccctcgtacagcctccccttaattgaggctcgactccttctctggagtactcgaacaaagtacaccctttgttcaacacttgagtcacttttgactatacctCTAAGGCTcacgacacttgaggattctattgacatgactaaattaaaggcatgactctgataccatgttaggaatcataaatctctacaatagtatgatattgtccactctgagcATAGACTCTTATGAcattgctttgggcttccccaaaaggtctcatatcaatgaagatgtattccttacttataaacccataatcattccctaaattagctaataTAGGACGTGGatagtcgtgattcctaacatactACCAGAGTTATGCTATTAAATTAGcaatgtcaatagaatctccAAATGTAGAACAAATAAGTTGCTGGCCTCGAATGTATAGTCAAAAGTAACTCAGTCTtgaacaaatgatgtactttgttctaggactccagagaaggagtcgagcctctaTTAACGGaaggttgttcgagggttcCATAGATCtcggggaggctctatagtgtacttaatttattctttcttgCGTAGGTATCGGCTTTCGAAGTGTTGCAAGAAACGTGCAATTACATAAGGAGCTTACATGGGGAAATGAATGATTTAAGTGAGCGATTGTCGCAGCTCATGGCCGAAACACAAAACGATAGCGCCGAGGCTGCTCTCATTAGGAGTTTATTAATGTAAAATACCATTTCACTAATTATTAACCACTATTTTCAATCTCTCTATCTCTTACCATGTCGGTTCCTTTCGAGGCTAAATAacttaatctaaaaaattattataataaaattcgAAGTATACAAGCCAACATGTAACATGTCCCAAACATATTTACAACCGAGCGAGTCTATATAAGACTCTAATCAAACCAACTTCATAACCTCCTAACTTTTAGAATATGCTAGTTACTAACTATTATTTTAGGTACCGTTtgcaagagaaaaaaagagtagCACACGTGAGTACAAAGCTATTCAATAAGTAGCTCATTCGTAGGCTCACAAATAGATATCAACCATATCTATAAACTCTATGGATCGATATAACATGTGTTTACTAATAGGTCTCTTGGTGTAATGACCCAGATTCTCATCCTTAGTAACTCGTATAGCTCCTCCGAGCTTGTTAATACTGAGGAGGGTTTTCACCCAATATCTCTTAAATTTTCCTGAGCTCGGACTAGAGTTTTCATTCTCCAAATAGACTTTTCGTAGTTCTAGTCTTGTAttctaataatataatttcaagGGGAGTGACCTCGAGTCTCTACTACCTTATAGGCTGTTGTGTGGTCCCTCCTCTCTGATTGGCTAATATAACTATCAAAGtccattgctagtagatattgtcctctttgaactttctttttcgagcttcccctcaaggtttttaaaacgcatctgcaatggagaggtttccaaactcttataaataatacttcgttcccctctcctaccgatgtaggatctcgcaatccacctGCCTTcagagcccaacgtcctcgctagcactcgttcctctctcccatCGATGTTgggtctcacaatctaccccccttcgaggcctagtgtccttgttggcacaccattcgatgtccacctcccttcggggcccaacgtccttgctggcactcgttcctctcttcaatcgatgtgggatctcacaatccaccccccttttgGGCCTAGTgtcttcgctgacacaccacctgGTGTcaacctccctt is a window from the Cucurbita pepo subsp. pepo cultivar mu-cu-16 chromosome LG07, ASM280686v2, whole genome shotgun sequence genome containing:
- the LOC111799271 gene encoding transcription factor PRE6-like, with the protein product MSTRRSSRSRNSSPAHISDHQITDLVSKLQRLIPQIRNIPSDKVSAFEVLQETCNYIRSLHGEMNDLSERLSQLMAETQNDSAEAALIRSLLM